The region GGAATAACTGGCTTGATCGTTACAACTGGTTTAGTTGGAATAACTGGTTTAGCTGGAATAACTGGATTAACTGGTGCAACTGGTTTGGTTGGAATCTCTACTTTATTAGCCTTAAGTTTTACAGCTGTCTCTTTTAGAGCATTGATTACTGCATTAATTTGTTCTTGACTAGCTTCTGCATTTTCCAAAAGTAGCTTAGCTTTGTTGAAAATAAGATTATATGCATCTTTCTCCTCTTTGCTAGCTGTCAAAAATCTTGGATCTTTGTCTTGGAACTTCACTTCATCCACGATAACATTTTTTAGGCTCATGAAATCTGTTTCTTTCCCATTCAGCTGGTCTTGTGCTTTCAAGAAAGCGGTCAATAGACGGTCGATTTCATCTTGAGTTATCAAATCTTTTGTAATTAATAATGCCAAGAGTTTAAATTCACGATCATATTGACCTTTGAGTTCTTGATTAGAATTTATATATTTACCTTTTTTAACTGTCTCAGCATATGCTTTAATAGCATTCTTCAATGATGTGATATCAGATTCCTTACCATCCAATGTTTGCATAGCAGACTCTAAAGCCTTAACAATTTGGTCAATTTTATCTTGGTTAAGTTTACTTCCCAATGCTAGTTGCGCATCTTTGACACTTTGATCAAAAATCTCTTTTAACTTCTGTTTTGTATTATAATATCTCGGAGTTTTAACTACTTCCATTTGTTTATTTAAAGCTGCAATCAGAGCTAACTTAGAAACAACTGAAAGTGACAAAACATTATTTTTACCAAACAAAACTTTAAATGGTTGAAGATTATCGAGTAATTCATAACCGTTGGATAGATTTACAAGAACTTTATATTCACCAGTAACCACTTTCTTACCATAAGAATGTTTACCATATGTTTCAGCTGGCAAGACTTGACTCTGACCGTCTTCACCTACTAAAGTAATCGTTGTAGTTCCAGGAACAGCTTGATTAAAGCCAACCGTTACTGGGGCATATTTCATTTTGTTAGCCAAGAAGGTAATAGTTTGAAAACTATTTTCTTTCGTTAAATCAAATTCCTTAGATAGAGCACTCACAAATTTCAACTCTGTACGGTCATAGCTAAAAATTTCTGCAACATAATGCCCAAATTTCAAGAAATTAATATCTTTTGACTTATCAACAGTTACATATTGTCCTTCGCTATTTTTAATGCGATAAACATAAGTTGTATCAATCTCATCGTTGGTTTTATTGTTTAGTATAGCAATTTTTACACGACCACTATTTTCTTCACCTACAAGATCTTTGAGAGATATAAAATCTACATTTCCCGCAAAGTCTTCTACATAATAGAAGATTTTCGATTTATCAATGTTCTTAGGAAGTGTATAACTACCATCTTCATTTTGTTTGATAATTTGATACTGTTCGATTTCTGAATCTGTCGCCTCTCTATTTTCAGAAGGACGAATATAAAAGACTTTTTCTAGAAGAATTCCGCCATTTCCTACATCCTGAGGTTTACGAGCTATAAATTGTTCTTGATCTTTTTGAGAACGAATATATCCCGAAGTAATCAGAGGTTTTTGTGTATCGATTTGAATTTTAAATGTTGTATATTGTTCCTCAGCTCCAGGGACATCTGGCTTATAACTAATAACATAGTCATAAATTCCATCAGAAACTCGATTTCCATTAGAATCCTGTCCTCCCCAAGCTGTTTTATCTACAATATAACTTCTTGGATTTCTAGTATCGCCATCAAAATAATTTTTTACAAGGTCTGTTGGACGACTTTGCCAAATAGGCTGACTGTGTGTTGTATCCGATGAATCATAAACAGTCGCACGAAGATTTACCAAGTTTCTATAGACAAGAGTTTTAAACCGAACAGAATCTTTATTGCCATCCTCATTTGGCGAGATAGCAAGCCGGATGTTCCCCTTTTCATCTAATTGAAGATGGTATTTTCCTTCAGCATCTTGTTTCACTCCGAGTACAGTCACTCGATTGCCTTGACGCTCTGCTTTTAAAACATTTACATCATTTTCAGAACTTGTTAAATAAGTTGCATCGTCTGAAGGTGAAATTCCTGGATTATCTTTATCAATTTCAGAGTAAAATCCACTGTTTCCTTCCTTAATCAATTGATAAATTGGTTTTTCAATTGCAGGTAGATTTTGGAATTCTCCCTTAAATCCCATAAATGGTAAACCAATAACAGAACCATCATCTGCAGGATTGACAAATCTAACAAATCCTTCTAGAAAATATCCATTTGGCATTATTTTGCTAAGTTCTTCAGTAAACTTACTTGTATCTACACTAACTGTTACCGTCCTCGTACTATGAGCTTTCACAGTTACTTCAGGCCAAACTGTTTCAGTTAGTTTTCGTGGACGGAGAGTGAATTTCCCTTCTTCAACTTCGTCCGTATTTGTATTTACAATCATCTTCAATGTTTGGTCTTTATCCGAAATATTATGAATTGTAACTTCAAAGGTAAATTTATCACCAACATTGCCAAGAGTAACACTTGGATAGTTATTTGCACCTGTTACAAATAAATCTGTGCTTGTTGCCGCCATCGTGTCAACTACGCCAGCACCTTGCTGACGTGGAGAAGTATAGGCTCCAGTTTGTTTATTAAAATGTGGTTTTGCAGTAGACATAATTAAAGCTTTTACAATCTCTGAAATTTGACTAGCTGATAATTCAGGATGTTTTTTCGCTAAATATTCTTTGACTAATGCTGCGACACCAGCTACATGAGGAGCCGCCATACTTGTTCCACTGATACTTCCATAGCTATTGTCGTTAAATGATGAATAGATATTTCCGCCAGGTGCAGTAACATCTGGTTTCAATTGTCCATCAGTTGTAACTCCCCAACTTGAAAAATCTGATAATTGGTCTGCAACGTCTGATTTACGATTATCCATCTTGTGATTAAAGACAATTTTATACTGACCAGACTTAAGAATTTCACCATAATGTTTTGAAATAAAGACAGATGGGATTTTCTTAGCATCACCTGTAACAGACATACTAACATTTGCACCTTCAACGTTGTTATAAATTAAAACTCCAGCTGCACCATGTTGAAGAGCATTTTTAATCTTATCAGAAAAATTAATTTTACCACGTTGAATCAGTGCTAACTTGCCTCTTACATCAATATTAGCAAAATCTTCTTCACGACCAATACCTGCTGCTACATATTCGTATTCTTTCCCTTTTTCAAAATCTTTTTCTGTTTCAGGTCTATTAAAATCAAACTTACCATAATCAAGGGTAGCGTCATTTTCTAAACCTTTTACTTCAAAGACTTCAGTAGTTAGAATTTTATTATTAATCGAAGCAACAGAAATTGAATCTTCTACTGTAGAAGGATTTCCTACGAGACCATAATCAGGATTTGCTGCCAATGGTTGTGAAAAACCTCTACCGAAAGTATTACTATTACCAGCGGCAATAACAACAGATACTCCTTTAGCGCGTGCTCTTTTTACTGCATCAATGATATCTGAACCTGCATCTACCGTTGAACCCGCACCTGCACCCAAACTCATATTGATCACATCTGCACCTAGTGCAACTGCATCATCAATAGCTTTTACATAGAGGGCAGATGCTGTAGTTTTATCTCTGTCTGAAAAAACTCTCATAAACATAATTTGAGCTTCTGGCGCCACCCCATAAACCTTCTCAGAATTCGGGGCTTTATTAACAGGATTTCCAGCTACAATCCCAGTAACATGCATTCCATGAGACTCTTTTTCAGCTTCTTTTATATTATCAGTTCCATCAAAGTAATCATAAGCATATACTACTTTATCACTGTACCATTTCCCATAGTCAATACCAGCAGCCTTTTTAGCTTTTTCGATATCATCCTGATTTTTAAATTTCGCCTTTGACGGATCAGAAATACGCAAAACCTCATGATTCAAATCAAGACCTGAATCTAT is a window of Streptococcus mitis DNA encoding:
- a CDS encoding S8 family serine peptidase; translation: MGDCKDFCHKKYQVATIFLLTVFAFGFTFAQVSADEGKFETSNQVTHAVTTNKLDDSNKLAPPVTADKNALNSSSKEKTEVTESLKQDDSIEYRDNKSDKNVTTQKETTAIKSEEKKEESTVKSNSSSENLQSQSLSQGEHKEKPNSISSNEIITVPKTWEAGHKGQGTVVAVIDSGLDLNHEVLRISDPSKAKFKNQDDIEKAKKAAGIDYGKWYSDKVVYAYDYFDGTDNIKEAEKESHGMHVTGIVAGNPVNKAPNSEKVYGVAPEAQIMFMRVFSDRDKTTASALYVKAIDDAVALGADVINMSLGAGAGSTVDAGSDIIDAVKRARAKGVSVVIAAGNSNTFGRGFSQPLAANPDYGLVGNPSTVEDSISVASINNKILTTEVFEVKGLENDATLDYGKFDFNRPETEKDFEKGKEYEYVAAGIGREEDFANIDVRGKLALIQRGKINFSDKIKNALQHGAAGVLIYNNVEGANVSMSVTGDAKKIPSVFISKHYGEILKSGQYKIVFNHKMDNRKSDVADQLSDFSSWGVTTDGQLKPDVTAPGGNIYSSFNDNSYGSISGTSMAAPHVAGVAALVKEYLAKKHPELSASQISEIVKALIMSTAKPHFNKQTGAYTSPRQQGAGVVDTMAATSTDLFVTGANNYPSVTLGNVGDKFTFEVTIHNISDKDQTLKMIVNTNTDEVEEGKFTLRPRKLTETVWPEVTVKAHSTRTVTVSVDTSKFTEELSKIMPNGYFLEGFVRFVNPADDGSVIGLPFMGFKGEFQNLPAIEKPIYQLIKEGNSGFYSEIDKDNPGISPSDDATYLTSSENDVNVLKAERQGNRVTVLGVKQDAEGKYHLQLDEKGNIRLAISPNEDGNKDSVRFKTLVYRNLVNLRATVYDSSDTTHSQPIWQSRPTDLVKNYFDGDTRNPRSYIVDKTAWGGQDSNGNRVSDGIYDYVISYKPDVPGAEEQYTTFKIQIDTQKPLITSGYIRSQKDQEQFIARKPQDVGNGGILLEKVFYIRPSENREATDSEIEQYQIIKQNEDGSYTLPKNIDKSKIFYYVEDFAGNVDFISLKDLVGEENSGRVKIAILNNKTNDEIDTTYVYRIKNSEGQYVTVDKSKDINFLKFGHYVAEIFSYDRTELKFVSALSKEFDLTKENSFQTITFLANKMKYAPVTVGFNQAVPGTTTITLVGEDGQSQVLPAETYGKHSYGKKVVTGEYKVLVNLSNGYELLDNLQPFKVLFGKNNVLSLSVVSKLALIAALNKQMEVVKTPRYYNTKQKLKEIFDQSVKDAQLALGSKLNQDKIDQIVKALESAMQTLDGKESDITSLKNAIKAYAETVKKGKYINSNQELKGQYDREFKLLALLITKDLITQDEIDRLLTAFLKAQDQLNGKETDFMSLKNVIVDEVKFQDKDPRFLTASKEEKDAYNLIFNKAKLLLENAEASQEQINAVINALKETAVKLKANKVEIPTKPVAPVNPVIPAKPVIPTKPVVTIKPVIPTKPVVTIKPVIPTKPVVTIKPVIPTKPVVTIKPVIPTKPVVTIKPATPTKPVVTIKPVIPTKPVVTIKPVIPTKPVVTIKPVISTKPVVTIKPVISTKPVVTIKPVISTKPVVTIKPVIPTKPVVTIKPVSQVQPVKLVSHNRQVSTIKSSISNDKIEKATSIAIHHSNIEVKHENKTLAGSGQQVLLATVNKEGKQLPVTGENNMISIILSISGISLLLSVIGLATFLKSE